Proteins from a single region of Acidobacteriota bacterium:
- a CDS encoding class I SAM-dependent methyltransferase, producing MGAAAEDPPVEEGQGRQEPEEATTPPSIDDFLGSPTREIGHWRWLWEGDQRFPIRSHRGVLGRLLVAAKRLLRPLFRFPIADLWERQRVFNLILLEKLEALEDHEHRIRHLEAFMAEGLQEVLRHDDALFARVDQKLDRYRREARELASSLDGALALVEQSAAGNAGAGEGDLQVSPAPLVRAREEQGYLELERRYRGTEEEIGERLAAYLPRLEGCSPVLDLGCGRGESLEVFGAHGLEARGVDGSAEMVAHCREQGLTVEEGDLFDVLAAQEPGSLGAVVSFHVIEHLPVTSLDRLVRLAYRALRPGGRLILETPNPLSVVVAARNFWLDPTHRRPVHPESLALIFELAGFDAVERLDLRPFSDGDRLPEIDLADLPYAQHPLADRINRLRDRLDDVLFGYQDYALLGTRPEA from the coding sequence TTGGCGATGGCTGTGGGAGGGGGACCAGCGGTTCCCCATCCGCAGCCATCGTGGCGTTTTGGGCCGTCTTCTGGTGGCCGCCAAGCGGCTGCTACGCCCGCTGTTCAGATTCCCCATCGCCGACCTTTGGGAGCGCCAGCGGGTCTTCAATCTGATCCTGCTGGAGAAGCTCGAGGCCCTCGAAGACCACGAGCACCGCATCCGCCACCTGGAGGCCTTCATGGCCGAAGGGCTGCAGGAAGTTCTGCGCCACGACGACGCCCTCTTCGCCCGCGTCGATCAAAAGCTCGACCGCTATCGCCGAGAAGCCAGGGAGCTGGCCAGCAGTCTTGATGGCGCCCTGGCGCTGGTGGAGCAATCCGCCGCTGGTAACGCTGGAGCTGGGGAAGGCGATCTTCAAGTCTCCCCAGCACCGTTGGTGCGCGCCCGGGAAGAGCAGGGTTATCTGGAGCTGGAACGCCGCTACCGCGGCACGGAAGAAGAGATTGGCGAGCGCCTGGCGGCCTATTTGCCGCGTTTGGAGGGCTGCTCGCCGGTGCTCGATCTAGGCTGCGGGCGCGGTGAGTCTTTGGAGGTCTTCGGCGCCCACGGCCTCGAAGCCCGGGGCGTCGACGGCAGCGCTGAGATGGTAGCCCACTGCCGAGAGCAGGGCCTGACGGTGGAGGAGGGGGATCTCTTCGATGTCCTCGCCGCCCAGGAGCCGGGAAGCCTCGGCGCGGTGGTCTCCTTCCACGTCATCGAGCACCTGCCGGTGACCTCGCTGGATCGTCTGGTGCGCCTCGCTTACCGCGCCCTGCGCCCCGGCGGCCGGCTGATCCTCGAGACCCCCAACCCTCTCTCCGTAGTGGTGGCGGCGCGCAACTTCTGGCTCGACCCCACCCACCGCCGGCCGGTGCACCCCGAGAGCCTGGCCTTGATCTTCGAGCTCGCCGGCTTCGATGCGGTGGAACGCCTCGACCTGCGCCCCTTCAGCGACGGCGACCGTCTGCCGGAGATCGATCTCGCCGACCTCCCGTACGCCCAACATCCCCTGGCGGACCGCATCAACCGCCTCCGCGACCGCCTCGATGACGTGCTCTTCGGATACCAGGACTACGCTTTGCTAGGTACTCGCCCAGAAGCTTGA